In Ferrigenium kumadai, the DNA window CCTTGCCCGACAGGCGCTGCTGATCGATCCGCAGATCGGCATCTACCACTTCGACAAGCTGCTGGCGCTCTATCCGGACAGCCCGTTCCGCCCCGACAGCCTGCTCTCTATCGCTAACACCCAGCGTCGGTCGCAGCATACCTATGAACGCGCCGCACAGACCTTCAACCGCCTGATAGAACAATACCCGGACACCGCCGAGACCGCGCAAGGCTATGAATCGCTGGCCGAGATGTACGACCAGGACATGCATGACTACCCGAACGCTCTCAAGACCGATGAAGCGATCATCGCGAAATACCGGGACACGCCCATTGTGCTGCGCGCACTGAACAACATGGCGTCCATCTACCAGAACCGCACGAACCAGCCCGCGAAGGCCGTCGACAGCTATCTCCGGATAGCCGGGATATTCAGGGGGCCGGAAGTGCTGGACGCACTGAACAAGGCGGAGAAGATCGCGCGGTACACCATGCAAGACTGGAATTCGGCCCTCAGCATCAACGACCGCATCGTCGCGCACGCCCCCGGCAGCGAAGATGCGGCGAAAGCGATGTTCGCCAATGCCGAAATTGTCGAAGAGCATCTGGGCGACAAGCGTCAGGCCCGCGTGCTCTACGAAAAGCTGATCGCCGCCCGGCCGGGTCATCCGCTGGCGAAGGAGGCGCAGCAGCGCATCGCGGCCATGGACAGGAAGTGACGGAGCGTGACTCTGCTCATTACAGAAGGAACCAACGGACGCGGGACCAGTCTATTTGCCCGATGCATGCGATCCGTTTGATTTATGTCAATGTGTCACCTGCCAGCAAGAGTAAATTCGCCCTCACTGACCGCTTACCGAAGGAGATCACAATGAAAGTCCGCCACCTCATCGCCCTGACCGCCGCCCTGGCCGTTTCGTCTACAGCCCTTGCCGCAGAGAGCGGCGAAGCCGTGTTCAAGAAGAGCAATTGCGCCTCTTGCCACACCCTCGACAAGAAGTCCGTAGGGCCGGCCCTGAAGGACGTTGCAGCGAAGTACAAGGGCGACAAGGGCGCACCAGGCAAGCTGGAAGCCAAGGTACGCAACGGCGGCTCCGGGTCGTTCGGCGCGATGCCGATGCCGGCCACAGCGAAGACTGTCAGCGACGGCGACATCAAGACCATGGTGGCGTGGATTCTGAGCCAGAAGTAATCCACTTCCCTCTCGGACCAAAAAGCCGGCTCAGCCGGCTTTTTTGTTGTCCACCGGAACCGGAACGGCACGCCCCAGCTGGTATAATTCGCGTCAGATTTTTTTTGCAATCCCCAATGAATATCCTTTACGAAGAAGACGGCAGTTTCAAGGTCGGCAGCATCATGGTCGACAACACTACCTCGCTCCAGGTCGAAAGCCAGTCCGGCAAGCGCAGCAAGATCAAGGCAGCCAATGCAATGCTGCGTTTCACCCAGCCCTCCCTGTCCGAGTTCCTGCCGCAGGCTGAGCAGCTCGCCAACGGCATCGAGGTGGATTTCCTGTGGGAATGCTGCCCGCCGGAGGAATTCGGCTTCGAGCAGATCGCTGCCGAATATTTCGGCCACGCGCCGAATCCGCTGGAAGCGGCTGCAGCCCTGATCCGCCTGCACGGTGCGCCGATCTATTTCCACAAGAAAGGCAAGGGCCGCTATCGTGCAGCCCCCCCCGACGTCCTGAAAGCCGCGCTGGCCGGAGCCGAGAAGAAACGCCAGCAACTGGCGTTGCAGGAACACATGACCGGCCAGCTGACACGGTTCGAATTGCCCGCGGAGTTTGCCGACAAACTTCTGCAACTGCTCTACAAACCGGACCGCAACACCCTCGAGACCAAGGCGCTGGAAGCCGCTTGCGCGGCAACCCATTTGTCCGCCGCGCACCTGCTGCATCGCTGCGGTGCGCTGCCCTCCACGCAGGATTATCACCTGAACCGCTTCCTGTTCGAGCATTTCCCCAAGGGCACGGGCTTCCCGCCGGTCGAGATCGGCACATGGGAAGAGTTGCCGCTGGCCGGTGCCAATGCGTTCAGCATCGACGATGCGACCACCACCGAGATCGACGACGCGTTCTCGGTCGAAAAGCTCCCCAACGGCAATTGGCGCATCGGCGTGCATATCGCAGCCCCGGCGCTGGGACTGCCGCGCGATTCCGACGGCGACAAGGTCGCCGCCGGGCGGCTGTCCACCGTGTACATGCCCGGCAACAAGATCACCATGCTGCCGGACAGCGTGGTACAGGCGTTCACCCTGTGCGCGGACAGCGTCTGCCCGGCATTGTCCATGTACAACGAAGTGGATGCCGAAACACTGGAGATACTGAGCCACGAAAGCCGCGTCGAGCGCATCCACATCGCCGCGAACCTGCGCCACGACACGCTGGAACCGCTGTTCAACGAGGAGACGCTGGCGGCGGGCAAGCTCGACTATCCCTGGGCCGCCGAACTGGCACTGTTGTGGCAGCTGGCGCAGAAACTCGAAGCGTTGCGCGGCAAGCCGTCCGACAACAGCACGCAACAGGTCGACTACAACTTCAACGTCGAGAATGACCGCATCAGCATCACCACCCGCCGGCGCGGCTCGCCCATCGACAAGGTGGTGTCCGAACTGATGATCCTAGTGAACAGCGAATGGGGCAGGCACATTGCGGCGCACGGCTTCGTCGCCATCTACCGCACCCAGCAGGGCGGCAAGGTGAAGATGAGCACCGTCGCCGCGCCGCACCAAGGCTTGGGCGTGGCGCAATACATGTGGTCGAGCTCGCCGCTGCGCCGTTACGTGGACATGGTGAACCAGCGCCAGATCATCGCCATGCTGAGCGGCGGCGAGCCCGCCTACGCCAAGAACGACACCGCGCTGTATGCCGCGATGCGCGACTTCGACACCATGTACGGCATCTACAACGACTTCCAGCGGCACATGGAACGCTACTGGTGTTTGCGCTGGCTGCAGCAGGAAAAGATCGAACAGGCCGAAGCCGTGGTACTGCGCGAAAACCTGGTCAAGCTGACCGACATCCCCTTGGTCTTCCGCGCCTCGTCGCTGCCCGAACTGCCCGGCGGCACACGAGTGCGTCTGGCGATCGGCGACATCGACCTGATCGATCTGGATGTGCAGACGCGTTTCATCGAAAAAGT includes these proteins:
- a CDS encoding tetratricopeptide repeat protein, translating into MRHLVLFGSLVLLSASALAEEVTVAPPAPATSAGTPADAGNYRPAPSSERKPENSVAAGEIDLLRRTINETTRSKSFFSLFSSPAVPIDGELLQEADRFIQRHAGLPETAEVYHLKAQVHHRMENYPAAALDWLMLRVVYPDSAFAIEAEKRLTELGGNQLKKQAALLDEMARWTKSLNGDRDHRIATYLSAISGTSNEPGFAAPIVAECAAFLVNNRSYPNEDDIEHALARQALLIDPQIGIYHFDKLLALYPDSPFRPDSLLSIANTQRRSQHTYERAAQTFNRLIEQYPDTAETAQGYESLAEMYDQDMHDYPNALKTDEAIIAKYRDTPIVLRALNNMASIYQNRTNQPAKAVDSYLRIAGIFRGPEVLDALNKAEKIARYTMQDWNSALSINDRIVAHAPGSEDAAKAMFANAEIVEEHLGDKRQARVLYEKLIAARPGHPLAKEAQQRIAAMDRK
- a CDS encoding c-type cytochrome codes for the protein MKVRHLIALTAALAVSSTALAAESGEAVFKKSNCASCHTLDKKSVGPALKDVAAKYKGDKGAPGKLEAKVRNGGSGSFGAMPMPATAKTVSDGDIKTMVAWILSQK
- a CDS encoding ribonuclease catalytic domain-containing protein gives rise to the protein MNILYEEDGSFKVGSIMVDNTTSLQVESQSGKRSKIKAANAMLRFTQPSLSEFLPQAEQLANGIEVDFLWECCPPEEFGFEQIAAEYFGHAPNPLEAAAALIRLHGAPIYFHKKGKGRYRAAPPDVLKAALAGAEKKRQQLALQEHMTGQLTRFELPAEFADKLLQLLYKPDRNTLETKALEAACAATHLSAAHLLHRCGALPSTQDYHLNRFLFEHFPKGTGFPPVEIGTWEELPLAGANAFSIDDATTTEIDDAFSVEKLPNGNWRIGVHIAAPALGLPRDSDGDKVAAGRLSTVYMPGNKITMLPDSVVQAFTLCADSVCPALSMYNEVDAETLEILSHESRVERIHIAANLRHDTLEPLFNEETLAAGKLDYPWAAELALLWQLAQKLEALRGKPSDNSTQQVDYNFNVENDRISITTRRRGSPIDKVVSELMILVNSEWGRHIAAHGFVAIYRTQQGGKVKMSTVAAPHQGLGVAQYMWSSSPLRRYVDMVNQRQIIAMLSGGEPAYAKNDTALYAAMRDFDTMYGIYNDFQRHMERYWCLRWLQQEKIEQAEAVVLRENLVKLTDIPLVFRASSLPELPGGTRVRLAIGDIDLIDLDVQTRFIEKVDDEEAA